The following proteins are co-located in the Oceanotoga teriensis genome:
- a CDS encoding DUF3656 domain-containing U32 family peptidase, protein MKVELLAPAGNFESMKAAFSNGADAVYLGGKSFNARSSANNFDDDELKMAINYAHLRDKKVHITFNTLINDFEIDKAIKYLDYIYSINADAIIVQDTTIAYIIKNRYPDLPIHASTQMSVHNTQTAKLLKEAGFTRIIPARETSLRDIENIINNVDIEIETFIHGALCVSYSGQCLMSSLIGGRSGNRGKCAQPCRMQYSLVKLKEDKIIKDAYILSTRDLNTIDKIPQLIKSGIKSFKIEGRMKKPQYVATVVNAYRKAIDSYYENTNKLSNKDIEDITQIFNRTFTKGYTFNEYGNEIVNTNRPDNRGLELGRTISYDSYKKLLKIKLIRELNLKDGIEVIDPINTNKGTRIDKIYIDDKEVQNAQKDEIVEIPFKFFMDKNLIINKTYDEKLNDKAKKSYDEDLKVPLNIEMTIIKNNPIELILKYKNLKINQKSDFIVEKSEKKPTSKENIEKNISKLGNTPYFANSIIIKGDEDIFIPISKINELRRNAIEELDKKRLSYSKEIKNFNLIKKSRSENALELNMSIINPEQFINNDRGNTYLYNFKNYNLKENTIPAYSRITENDEIEEIKKQNINSDKIMVGNPGLINIFKNKQIILDYSFNIFNSYSHKIWNNENIKKITLSPEMNIYQMQRFVENTDIDYEVIIYGRIPAMISKYCAISSQSGPDKPKCNLCKESDYSLIDKKYYEFPIITDLKCRMHVLNSFPLNLYNKINEMKEKGIKKYRLFFTNEKKSEIEKTYSLFSDLIFNENYNLEYEEEILASTTKGHYFSDI, encoded by the coding sequence ATGAAAGTTGAACTACTTGCACCTGCAGGTAATTTTGAATCTATGAAAGCTGCATTTTCAAATGGAGCTGATGCCGTTTATCTTGGTGGAAAATCTTTTAATGCAAGATCTTCTGCAAATAATTTTGATGATGATGAATTAAAAATGGCAATAAATTATGCCCATTTAAGAGATAAAAAAGTACATATTACATTCAATACATTAATAAATGACTTTGAAATCGATAAAGCAATAAAATATCTTGATTATATCTACTCAATAAATGCAGATGCAATAATAGTTCAAGATACAACTATAGCCTATATAATAAAAAATAGATATCCAGATCTTCCAATACATGCGAGTACTCAAATGTCTGTACACAACACTCAAACAGCTAAATTATTAAAAGAAGCCGGTTTTACAAGAATAATACCCGCTAGAGAAACATCATTAAGGGATATAGAAAATATAATAAACAATGTAGATATAGAAATAGAAACATTCATTCATGGAGCTTTATGTGTAAGTTACTCTGGTCAATGTCTAATGAGCAGTTTAATAGGTGGAAGAAGTGGAAATAGAGGAAAATGTGCCCAACCATGTAGAATGCAATATTCACTTGTAAAATTAAAAGAAGATAAAATAATAAAAGATGCTTATATACTTTCAACTCGTGACTTAAACACAATAGATAAAATACCTCAATTAATAAAAAGTGGTATAAAATCTTTTAAAATTGAAGGAAGAATGAAAAAACCACAATATGTAGCGACTGTAGTAAATGCTTATAGAAAAGCTATCGATTCATATTATGAAAACACAAATAAACTTTCAAACAAAGATATAGAGGATATCACTCAAATATTCAATAGAACCTTTACAAAAGGATATACTTTCAATGAATATGGAAATGAAATAGTAAACACAAATAGACCAGATAATAGAGGCTTAGAATTAGGCAGAACAATTTCTTATGATAGCTATAAAAAACTTTTAAAAATAAAATTAATAAGAGAATTAAATCTAAAAGATGGCATAGAAGTTATAGATCCTATAAATACAAACAAAGGAACTCGTATAGATAAAATCTATATAGATGATAAAGAAGTTCAAAATGCACAAAAAGATGAAATAGTTGAAATACCTTTCAAATTTTTTATGGACAAAAATTTAATTATAAACAAGACATACGATGAAAAACTAAATGATAAAGCAAAAAAAAGTTATGATGAAGATTTAAAAGTACCTTTAAATATAGAAATGACAATAATAAAAAATAATCCCATAGAATTAATTTTAAAATACAAAAATTTAAAAATAAATCAAAAAAGTGATTTTATAGTTGAAAAATCAGAAAAAAAACCTACTTCAAAAGAAAATATTGAAAAAAATATCTCTAAACTTGGAAACACACCTTATTTCGCAAACAGTATAATAATAAAAGGCGATGAAGATATATTCATACCAATATCTAAAATAAATGAATTGAGAAGAAATGCCATAGAAGAACTCGACAAAAAAAGATTATCTTATTCAAAAGAAATTAAAAATTTTAATCTTATAAAAAAATCAAGATCTGAAAATGCCTTAGAATTAAACATGAGCATAATAAATCCAGAACAGTTTATAAATAATGATAGAGGAAATACTTATTTATATAATTTCAAAAACTATAACTTAAAAGAAAATACAATTCCAGCATATTCCAGAATAACAGAAAATGATGAAATAGAAGAAATAAAAAAACAAAATATAAATTCAGATAAAATCATGGTTGGAAATCCAGGACTAATAAACATATTCAAAAACAAACAAATAATACTTGATTATTCTTTTAACATATTCAATAGTTATTCACACAAAATATGGAACAATGAAAACATCAAAAAAATAACTTTATCACCAGAAATGAATATTTATCAAATGCAAAGATTTGTAGAAAACACCGACATAGACTATGAAGTAATAATTTATGGAAGAATACCAGCAATGATAAGTAAATATTGTGCAATATCAAGTCAATCAGGTCCAGATAAACCAAAATGCAACTTATGTAAGGAAAGTGACTATTCTTTAATAGATAAAAAATATTATGAATTTCCAATAATAACAGACTTAAAATGTAGAATGCATGTATTAAATTCATTCCCATTAAACTTATACAATAAAATAAATGAAATGAAAGAAAAAGGCATAAAAAAATACAGATTATTCTTTACAAATGAAAAAAAATCCGAAATAGAAAAAACTTATTCATTATTCTCTGATTTAATATTCAATGAAAATTATAATTTAGAATATGAAGAAGAAATATTGGCAAGCACAACAAAAGGACATTACTTTTCTGATATATAA